A region of Vigna radiata var. radiata cultivar VC1973A chromosome 10, Vradiata_ver6, whole genome shotgun sequence DNA encodes the following proteins:
- the LOC106774657 gene encoding uncharacterized protein LOC106774657 has product MIKFLKRKIFSRFGTPTVLISNGGSHICNSQLAKVLKHYGVRHNVVAPYHSQTNGEAEVSNTEIKRILEKTVAFSRRDLLQKIDDALWAYRTTMKTSMGLSPFQLVYGKACHLPVEIEHKALWALKFLNFDPHETQSKHRSQLLDLEEIWLHAYDSSRSYKEKVKFYHDRKLIKRAFNPRQLVLLFNLRLKLFLGKLKSKWTGPLLIKHVYPNGAVELVNPAKNDPQDS; this is encoded by the coding sequence ATGATTAAATTCTTAAAACGGAAAATCTTTTCACGTTTTGGAACTCCCACGGTACTCATCAGTAATGGGGGATCTCATATTTGTAACTCTCAGCTTGCAAAGGTACTTAAACATTATGGGGTGAGACATAACGTGGTGGCACCTTACCATTCTCAAACAAATGGTgaagctgaagtttctaacacggagatcaaaagaattttagaaaagacagTTGCTTTTTCAAGAAGAGATTTGTTGCAAAAAatagatgatgctctttgggcatacAGGACGACTATGAAGACTTCTATGGGCttatcaccttttcagttggtatatGGGAAAGCATGTCACTTACCAGTGGAGATAGAGCATAaagctttgtgggctttgaaattcttaaattttgatcctcatgaaaCTCAAAGCAAACATAGAAGTCAACTATTGGATCTTGAAGAGATATGGTTACATGCATATGACTCGTCTAggagttataaagaaaaggtaaaattttatcatgacaggAAATTAATAAAGAGAGCTTTCAACCCTAGGCAGCTGGTGTTGTTATTCAATTTAAGGTTGAAGTTATTTCTTGGAaagctgaaatcaaaatggACAGGACCTTTATTAATAAAGCATGTATATCCTAATGGAGCAGTTGAATTGGTGAATCCAGCAAAGAATGATCCGCAAGATAGTTGA